In one Aromatoleum aromaticum EbN1 genomic region, the following are encoded:
- a CDS encoding STY4534 family ICE replication protein, translating to MTTPTEKSYFDLHITGLGYLNRIREVKPKKGDAFLACDIAALNGPSDDVSYVRFDTRVSGSEAQHLVRRCIDAVEAEKKVMIGFRLGDLWTDTFTYSKGKRAGEQGVSLKARLLFISWIKVDGKLVYKAESKPADGDERDTEVPATSTPAEPQAAAPEPSRPVAVADDEAAADASALAVAESF from the coding sequence ATGACCACTCCCACCGAGAAGTCCTACTTCGATCTGCACATCACCGGCCTCGGGTACCTCAATCGCATCCGCGAGGTGAAGCCCAAGAAGGGTGACGCGTTCCTGGCTTGCGACATCGCGGCGCTGAACGGTCCCAGCGATGACGTCTCGTACGTGCGTTTCGATACGCGCGTATCGGGCTCGGAAGCGCAGCACCTGGTGCGTCGCTGCATCGATGCCGTCGAGGCAGAGAAGAAAGTGATGATCGGGTTTCGTCTGGGCGACCTGTGGACCGACACCTTCACGTACTCCAAGGGCAAGCGTGCCGGCGAACAGGGCGTGAGCCTCAAGGCACGCCTGCTGTTCATCAGTTGGATCAAGGTCGACGGCAAGCTCGTCTACAAGGCCGAGTCGAAGCCGGCGGATGGTGACGAGCGCGATACGGAAGTCCCTGCGACGTCCACGCCCGCCGAGCCGCAGGCCGCCGCGCCGGAGCCTTCCAGGCCCGTTGCCGTGGCTGATGACGAAGCCGCTGCCGATGCCTCCGCATTGGCTGTTGCCGAGTCGTTCTGA
- a CDS encoding DUF932 domain-containing protein — MQLASRFAPHSPTLRADHPLSDDQIRAVAPSIFAESPHESRSERYSYIPTAAVLAELRREGFEPFMVCQTRVRQEDRREYTKHMLRLRHASQINGAEANEVILLNSHDGTSSYQMLAGMFRFVCQNGLVCGDTFGDVRVPHKGNVTEQVIEGAYEVLQGFAQVQDSRDAMRVVALDDGEAEVFAHSALTLKYDSQNKALPITESQVLAPRRFDDKYSDLWSVFNRVQENLVKGGLSGRTALGRHQRTRPVQGIDQNVRLNRALWMLAEGLRQLKA; from the coding sequence ATGCAACTCGCTTCTCGTTTCGCACCCCATTCCCCGACGCTGCGTGCGGATCATCCGTTGTCCGATGACCAGATCCGCGCGGTCGCACCCTCGATCTTTGCAGAGTCCCCGCACGAAAGCCGGTCCGAGCGGTACAGCTACATACCAACCGCCGCCGTCCTGGCGGAGCTGCGCCGAGAAGGGTTCGAGCCATTCATGGTGTGCCAGACCCGCGTGCGCCAGGAGGATCGCCGCGAGTACACCAAGCATATGCTCCGCCTTCGCCATGCGAGCCAGATCAACGGCGCCGAGGCGAACGAGGTCATCTTGCTGAACTCGCACGACGGCACCAGCAGCTACCAGATGCTGGCCGGCATGTTCCGCTTCGTCTGCCAGAACGGCCTGGTCTGCGGCGATACGTTCGGCGATGTCCGTGTGCCCCACAAGGGCAACGTCACCGAACAGGTGATCGAAGGCGCCTACGAGGTCCTGCAGGGCTTCGCGCAGGTTCAGGACTCCCGCGATGCCATGCGTGTCGTCGCGCTCGACGATGGCGAGGCGGAGGTTTTCGCACACTCGGCCCTGACGCTCAAGTACGACAGCCAGAACAAGGCGCTGCCGATCACCGAGAGCCAGGTGCTGGCGCCTCGCCGTTTCGACGACAAGTACTCGGACCTGTGGTCGGTGTTCAACCGCGTACAGGAAAACCTCGTCAAAGGCGGCCTGTCCGGCCGAACGGCCCTGGGCCGGCATCAACGGACGCGACCAGTGCAAGGCATTGACCAGAACGTCCGGCTCAACCGGGCGCTGTGGATGCTGGCAGAAGGCCTGCGGCAGCTGAAGGCCTGA
- a CDS encoding single-stranded DNA-binding protein, giving the protein MSTHFVGEGNIGSAPEYREFPNGNDEPRRLLRLNVYFDNPVPKKDGEYEDRGGFWAPVELWHRDAEHWQSLYRKGMRVLVDGRTVRDEWEDADENERVTFKIEARRVGILPYRIETVTLGAKPTGGQ; this is encoded by the coding sequence ATGAGCACGCACTTCGTCGGCGAGGGCAACATCGGATCTGCGCCGGAGTATCGCGAATTCCCCAACGGCAACGACGAGCCGCGTCGGCTGCTGCGCCTGAATGTCTATTTCGACAACCCGGTGCCGAAGAAGGACGGCGAGTATGAGGACCGTGGCGGCTTCTGGGCACCGGTGGAGCTGTGGCATCGCGATGCCGAGCACTGGCAGTCGCTGTACCGGAAGGGCATGCGCGTACTGGTCGACGGCCGGACCGTGCGCGACGAATGGGAGGACGCCGACGAAAACGAGCGTGTGACCTTCAAGATCGAGGCCCGGCGCGTCGGCATCCTGCCGTACCGCATCGAGACCGTGACGCTCGGCGCCAAACCAACCGGGGGCCAGTAG
- a CDS encoding DNA topoisomerase III: protein MRVFLCEKPSQGKDIARVLGAGQRRNGCYSGAGIVVTWCIGHLVEAVPPEGYDERDKRWVIEQLPIIPERWRVEPKAATAAQFKIVKQLVGQATELVIATDADREGEMIAREIIELCGYRGAIQRLWLSALNDASIRKALGALKSSAETLPLYYSALARSRADWLIGMNLSRLFTLLGRQAGYTGVLSVGRVQTPTLKLVVDRDREIARFVSAPFWAVEVALSHAGQPFTASWTPPEGCTDEAGRCLQQPVAQQAAERMRATGSAQVASVETERVREGPPLPFDLGTLQELCSQQLGLDVQETLDIAQALYETHKATTYPRSDSGYLPESMLAEVPTVLDSLVKTDPSLRPLIDRLDRNQRSRAWSDAKVTAHHGIIPTLEPANLSAMNDKELAVYKLIRAHYLAQFLPHHEFDRTVAELACGGQSLLAVGKQIAVAGWRQVLASSEEGGADSDDAQRSQVLPALRAGLSCQVGHVDLKALKTLPPKPYTQGELVKAMKGVARLVTDPRLKQKLKDTTGIGTEATRANIISGLLGRGYLLTKGRAVRASDAAFTLIDTVPAAIADPGTTAVWEQALDMIEAGQMTLDAFIAKQSAWVTQLVQQYRGTTLAIKLPPSPSPSCPQCGAPMRQRTGKSGAFWSCSRYPDCKGTLPVDTSTGKRSASRKQRASPKAS, encoded by the coding sequence ATGCGCGTGTTCCTGTGCGAGAAGCCTTCGCAAGGCAAGGACATCGCCCGCGTGCTGGGCGCGGGCCAGCGTCGTAATGGCTGCTACAGCGGCGCCGGCATCGTCGTGACCTGGTGCATCGGTCATCTGGTGGAAGCGGTTCCGCCCGAGGGTTATGACGAGCGCGATAAGCGTTGGGTCATCGAGCAGCTGCCCATCATTCCCGAGCGCTGGCGCGTCGAGCCCAAGGCTGCGACCGCCGCGCAATTCAAGATCGTCAAGCAACTCGTCGGTCAGGCCACCGAGTTGGTGATCGCCACCGATGCTGATCGCGAGGGCGAGATGATCGCCCGCGAGATCATCGAGCTGTGCGGCTACCGCGGGGCAATTCAGCGCCTGTGGCTGTCGGCGCTCAACGATGCGTCGATCCGCAAGGCACTGGGCGCGCTGAAGTCCTCCGCCGAAACGCTGCCGCTGTACTACTCGGCCCTGGCCCGCTCGCGCGCCGACTGGCTGATCGGCATGAACCTGAGTCGGCTGTTCACGCTGCTCGGGCGACAGGCCGGCTACACCGGCGTGCTGTCGGTGGGCCGGGTGCAGACGCCGACGCTGAAACTGGTGGTGGATCGCGACCGCGAAATCGCGCGATTTGTCTCGGCGCCGTTCTGGGCCGTCGAGGTGGCGCTGTCCCATGCGGGGCAGCCCTTCACGGCGAGCTGGACGCCGCCGGAAGGCTGTACCGACGAGGCCGGCCGCTGCCTGCAACAGCCGGTGGCCCAGCAGGCTGCCGAGCGCATGCGTGCTACTGGCAGCGCCCAGGTGGCGTCGGTCGAGACGGAGCGCGTGCGCGAAGGTCCGCCGCTGCCATTCGACCTGGGCACGCTGCAGGAGTTGTGTTCCCAGCAGTTGGGCCTGGACGTGCAGGAGACGCTGGACATCGCCCAGGCGCTGTACGAGACGCACAAGGCGACGACCTACCCGCGCTCCGACTCGGGCTACCTGCCCGAGAGCATGCTCGCGGAGGTGCCGACCGTTCTCGACAGCCTGGTCAAGACCGATCCCAGCCTGCGCCCGTTGATCGATCGCCTGGACCGCAATCAGCGCTCGCGCGCCTGGAGCGACGCCAAGGTCACGGCCCACCACGGCATCATCCCGACGTTGGAGCCCGCCAATCTCTCCGCGATGAACGACAAGGAGCTGGCCGTCTACAAACTGATCCGCGCGCATTACCTGGCGCAGTTCCTGCCACATCACGAGTTCGACCGGACGGTGGCGGAGCTCGCTTGCGGCGGGCAGTCGCTGCTGGCCGTCGGCAAGCAGATCGCCGTGGCCGGCTGGCGTCAGGTGCTGGCGTCATCGGAGGAAGGCGGGGCGGATAGCGATGACGCGCAGCGCAGTCAGGTTCTGCCGGCGTTGCGAGCCGGCTTGTCCTGCCAGGTCGGTCACGTAGACCTGAAGGCGCTGAAGACCCTGCCGCCCAAGCCCTACACCCAGGGCGAACTGGTCAAGGCCATGAAGGGCGTCGCCAGGCTCGTTACCGACCCGCGCTTGAAGCAGAAGCTCAAGGACACGACGGGCATCGGCACCGAGGCCACGCGCGCCAACATCATCAGCGGCCTGCTCGGCCGCGGTTATCTGCTGACGAAGGGCCGCGCCGTCCGCGCGTCGGATGCAGCTTTCACACTGATCGACACCGTGCCGGCGGCCATCGCCGATCCGGGCACGACGGCGGTCTGGGAGCAGGCGCTGGACATGATCGAGGCAGGCCAGATGACACTGGACGCCTTCATCGCCAAGCAATCCGCCTGGGTGACCCAACTCGTGCAGCAGTACCGCGGCACAACGCTCGCCATCAAGCTGCCGCCATCGCCATCGCCATCCTGCCCGCAGTGCGGCGCGCCGATGCGTCAGCGCACGGGCAAGAGCGGCGCTTTCTGGTCATGCAGCCGCTACCCGGACTGCAAGGGCACGCTGCCGGTCGACACCTCGACAGGCAAGCGCAGTGCATCGCGCAAGCAGCGCGCTTCCCCCAAGGCGTCCTGA
- a CDS encoding DUF6094 domain-containing protein: protein MALMFPRLARNFVKNGYFPTDEPTLERALAALAPTDGPMCILDPCAGEGVAIAEAAHALGRAQVRAFAVEYDAERAAHARRLVDRCIHGDLMDTLISRQSFGLLWLNPPYGDLSKDANGNIGYQGQGRARLEKLFYQRTLPLLQYGGVLVFIVPSYVLDAELVGWLTRHFAGLRIYRAVETQFKQVVIFGRRVRQRDQASDSVKAVRGLLLQIGQGDAEAEELPLEWPFLPYVVPASPAEPEHFYRVTMEPEQFADEVGRLQGLWPALDMHLGAAQQSLRPPARALSHWHLALALAAGAISGVVRSRAGRVLVVKGDTHKEKTLQTEYTERDDGSVAETRILTDKFVPVIRAWDMTPGSPTRGEVLTIR, encoded by the coding sequence ATGGCACTCATGTTCCCGCGGCTCGCCCGCAATTTCGTCAAGAACGGGTACTTCCCAACGGATGAACCCACGCTCGAAAGAGCGCTCGCCGCACTGGCGCCCACCGACGGGCCGATGTGCATCCTCGATCCCTGCGCCGGCGAAGGCGTGGCGATCGCCGAAGCCGCTCACGCCCTCGGGCGCGCGCAGGTGCGGGCGTTCGCCGTCGAGTACGACGCCGAGCGGGCAGCCCACGCACGCAGACTCGTCGATCGCTGCATCCACGGTGACCTGATGGACACGCTGATCTCGCGCCAATCCTTCGGCCTGCTGTGGCTCAACCCACCCTATGGCGACCTGAGCAAGGACGCCAACGGCAACATCGGCTACCAGGGGCAGGGTCGCGCCAGGTTGGAGAAGCTGTTCTACCAGCGCACGCTGCCGCTGCTGCAATACGGCGGCGTGCTGGTCTTCATCGTGCCGTCCTATGTGCTCGACGCCGAACTGGTCGGATGGCTGACGCGCCACTTCGCTGGCCTGCGCATCTACCGTGCGGTGGAGACGCAGTTCAAGCAGGTGGTGATCTTCGGTCGTCGGGTTCGCCAGCGCGACCAGGCATCGGATTCGGTCAAGGCCGTGCGCGGTCTCCTGCTGCAGATCGGGCAGGGCGACGCCGAAGCCGAAGAACTGCCGCTGGAATGGCCGTTCCTGCCTTACGTGGTCCCCGCCAGCCCGGCCGAGCCGGAGCACTTCTATCGCGTGACGATGGAACCCGAGCAGTTCGCCGACGAGGTCGGCCGGCTGCAAGGGCTCTGGCCGGCGCTCGATATGCACCTGGGCGCCGCGCAGCAGTCGCTGCGTCCGCCAGCGCGGGCCTTGTCGCACTGGCATCTCGCCCTGGCCTTGGCCGCGGGCGCGATCTCGGGCGTGGTGAGGTCCAGGGCTGGGCGGGTGCTCGTCGTCAAAGGTGATACCCACAAGGAGAAGACCCTCCAGACGGAATACACCGAACGCGACGACGGCTCCGTGGCCGAGACGCGCATCCTCACCGACAAGTTCGTGCCGGTCATCCGCGCCTGGGACATGACGCCAGGTTCCCCGACACGGGGCGAGGTGCTGACCATCCGCTGA
- a CDS encoding HesA/MoeB/ThiF family protein, with product MPKDFPEHARAEIVLSPDAVLRVPHLDQAGVLCTDGDPGPGSGHSPEDRILLLLRAYQEHFLAPWLAGALDGDFAAEALNYWAIEVAQSLSHSDPVRAVWTADPCPAQAIVRQGLLLLPERIVIAADEQLPITNRLLQSMGKRASQHIGVLVAVIPISHTLTPGTWPRTASDLDLILGGRLKPADYEMFHSATSRRGRRIHRVVLLRNSEATVAYLLPGGPPTVVDDGKRKKTYPPLSRPLPLSAIRLDPGWTVGRDQHPEVADRQGKHVLVLGAGALGSPVIDHLAKAGVGFITVVDADNLSPANIGRHLLGAESIGKRKASAAAQRVNLGYPATVVTPHAMTAENWLKKHALSGVDVVLDLTGEPDVRWYVDQARHEHPCPLLIGWMEPYVAAAHACLLPPQTPWIQGSRDPLNDLEAVSWPDEVIRREPGCSSRFQSYTAAAAAHAVALVTENALDLIDGGDGSATAQVVSWVRGQHFLDKHWPGLALRDWALPAAPHEGLILTRPFP from the coding sequence TTGCCGAAGGATTTTCCTGAGCATGCTCGGGCCGAAATCGTTCTCTCTCCCGACGCAGTGCTGCGTGTTCCGCACCTCGACCAAGCTGGCGTCCTATGCACCGACGGAGACCCAGGCCCCGGCTCGGGGCATTCGCCCGAAGACAGAATTCTTCTCCTTCTGCGGGCCTATCAGGAGCATTTCCTGGCCCCCTGGTTGGCTGGCGCCCTGGATGGCGATTTCGCTGCAGAGGCCCTCAACTACTGGGCAATCGAGGTGGCCCAGTCCCTTTCCCACAGCGATCCAGTCCGGGCCGTCTGGACGGCCGATCCATGCCCCGCTCAGGCCATCGTCAGACAGGGCCTGCTTCTCTTACCCGAGCGGATCGTCATCGCAGCCGATGAACAGTTGCCCATCACCAATCGATTGCTCCAGTCCATGGGCAAGAGGGCAAGCCAGCACATCGGCGTTCTGGTGGCCGTCATCCCCATTTCGCACACCCTCACCCCAGGTACGTGGCCACGCACCGCGTCCGACCTGGATCTGATCCTCGGAGGACGCCTCAAGCCCGCTGACTACGAGATGTTCCATTCGGCCACCAGCCGGCGTGGCCGCCGCATTCATCGGGTGGTCCTGCTGCGTAATTCCGAGGCCACCGTCGCGTACCTGCTCCCAGGCGGCCCGCCGACTGTCGTAGATGACGGTAAGCGCAAGAAGACGTACCCGCCCTTGAGCAGGCCTTTGCCGCTCAGCGCAATCCGCCTCGATCCGGGTTGGACCGTGGGGCGTGACCAGCACCCTGAAGTGGCGGATCGTCAGGGTAAACACGTTCTTGTTCTCGGCGCCGGCGCTCTTGGTAGTCCGGTAATCGACCATCTAGCCAAGGCCGGGGTCGGCTTTATCACTGTGGTGGACGCCGACAATCTTTCGCCAGCGAACATCGGACGGCACCTGTTGGGTGCCGAATCGATCGGCAAGAGAAAGGCCAGCGCCGCTGCCCAGCGCGTCAACCTCGGATACCCCGCCACGGTCGTTACTCCCCACGCGATGACCGCGGAAAACTGGCTGAAGAAACACGCTCTGTCCGGCGTGGACGTCGTCCTCGATCTCACCGGCGAGCCGGATGTGCGCTGGTACGTTGACCAAGCCCGACACGAGCATCCTTGTCCGCTGCTGATCGGCTGGATGGAGCCATATGTCGCGGCTGCTCACGCGTGCCTTCTTCCGCCGCAGACGCCGTGGATCCAGGGTAGTAGGGATCCTCTGAACGATCTCGAAGCGGTGTCCTGGCCAGACGAGGTGATTCGTCGGGAGCCTGGCTGCAGCAGCCGGTTCCAGAGCTATACGGCGGCAGCGGCAGCCCATGCGGTCGCTCTCGTCACTGAGAATGCCCTGGACCTGATCGACGGGGGCGACGGCTCAGCAACGGCCCAAGTGGTGAGCTGGGTGCGAGGCCAGCATTTCCTTGACAAGCACTGGCCCGGCTTGGCACTTCGGGACTGGGCACTCCCGGCGGCCCCTCACGAGGGTCTCATTTTGACCCGGCCCTTCCCGTGA
- a CDS encoding DUF3275 family protein, whose translation MITIPGQLAIKTIHGRNGDFNVGRLETSIGEFVVKNAELDQYAEGKYEGDFVIAEIRPSTYTANGRMVIEIRALLGGMTLSNIDALSRDEAHRLSPQEVDPIDEEAQTPAPAAPKVPAKAKSRSLRDPLIDTTPFGRESAAPSPESSADADEALFGALWPLGDSVKLDATVDRRVLRQQRDRLGALGYEFAPLSQDWHRAQA comes from the coding sequence ATGATCACCATCCCCGGCCAACTGGCCATCAAGACCATTCACGGCAGGAACGGCGACTTCAACGTCGGTCGCCTGGAGACTTCCATCGGCGAGTTCGTCGTGAAGAACGCCGAACTCGACCAGTACGCCGAGGGCAAGTACGAGGGCGACTTCGTCATTGCCGAGATTCGGCCCTCCACCTACACCGCCAACGGCCGCATGGTCATCGAGATCCGCGCTCTCTTGGGCGGGATGACGTTGTCCAACATCGATGCCCTGAGCCGCGACGAAGCCCACCGGCTGAGTCCGCAGGAGGTCGATCCGATCGACGAGGAAGCGCAGACACCCGCGCCGGCCGCTCCCAAGGTGCCGGCCAAGGCAAAGTCCCGCAGCCTGCGCGATCCCCTGATCGATACCACGCCGTTCGGCCGCGAATCGGCCGCGCCGTCCCCCGAGTCCTCGGCCGACGCGGATGAGGCGCTGTTCGGCGCGCTCTGGCCGCTGGGCGACAGCGTCAAGCTCGACGCCACCGTGGATCGCCGCGTTTTGCGTCAGCAGCGCGACCGCCTCGGAGCGCTCGGCTACGAGTTCGCACCGCTGTCCCAGGACTGGCACCGCGCCCAGGCCTGA
- a CDS encoding Mov34/MPN/PAD-1 family protein, giving the protein MIRIFFYPDSTRYVLFTEQVLAHMYVHAQRRPWQKEAGGEIFSAAPSATGLVISAAAGPHPRDHRRRHGWIPDAAAADRARHAAFALGKHAVGLWHTHPEPWPSPSDLDRQTTHEYLETFQGQRSRYLLVIIGNRGSPVSMAVWAVSAERQGVWLELTESASRHASLDDGAMDSLRPTE; this is encoded by the coding sequence GTGATACGGATCTTCTTCTACCCCGACTCCACGCGCTACGTCCTGTTTACCGAACAGGTCCTCGCGCATATGTACGTCCACGCTCAACGCCGGCCGTGGCAAAAGGAAGCGGGCGGTGAAATCTTCAGCGCCGCACCAAGCGCGACCGGCCTTGTCATCAGTGCTGCGGCCGGCCCACACCCGCGCGATCACCGCCGAAGACATGGCTGGATCCCGGATGCAGCTGCGGCCGACCGGGCACGCCACGCCGCATTCGCCCTGGGAAAGCATGCAGTGGGCCTGTGGCATACGCACCCCGAGCCGTGGCCTTCTCCCTCAGACCTGGACCGCCAGACCACGCACGAGTACTTGGAGACCTTTCAGGGCCAACGGTCCCGGTACCTCTTGGTCATCATTGGCAACCGCGGCAGTCCTGTCTCCATGGCCGTCTGGGCGGTCTCCGCGGAGCGCCAGGGCGTCTGGTTAGAGCTGACTGAATCTGCGTCACGCCATGCGTCACTGGATGATGGCGCGATGGACTCCTTACGACCCACCGAGTGA
- a CDS encoding SAVED domain-containing protein, with protein MATSPHASAPGVTPSTDYLDDQDLVAWLEARLASRHHVAYIHSGFLCKVMDLDGPDHSLHPADPEGEAKKCLKKLATRGLLQCLELPLQTLQDAHVADPGWTYSQVSSKPAVDTLIATRDGLLGRTAGRGPEITDKTAQKVWADAGGRCMFAGCGEDLTEIPLWTRTARIGYLAHIIASDPQGPRGNQQDSHRLANNPENIMLMCDAHHRLIDSFAPDDYKPHILYEMRRTHRDMVRDYLDSLAFPRTRAATLHANLAHVPTYFHDSELIDAILATGCAMLPGVIHYVRRKAPRDDRNTPGFWSQYLRDHEGDIRQLVAGFSAASGALTENLAVFPLHHIPTMVLAGRIMGEAQAIQVFQYSRSRRTWAWNPNVAPKPVGTFSVSTMPQARASEVLITIELSAAIDEDAIPPALQPDLAVGRLPWLRITTPDPDSDCIAHPDDLDQFMQVARRTINHVQDVMRARKVHLIAISSASTVFRFGQMLQPGHHPEYILYDRAGREYPFVPAFSITGHDVSALDSERPFSISLR; from the coding sequence ATGGCTACCAGCCCCCATGCGTCCGCACCCGGTGTTACCCCGTCCACCGACTATCTCGACGATCAGGACTTGGTGGCTTGGCTGGAAGCTCGCCTCGCCTCTCGACACCACGTCGCGTATATCCACAGCGGCTTCCTGTGCAAGGTTATGGATCTCGATGGGCCAGACCACTCCCTGCATCCGGCAGATCCCGAAGGCGAGGCGAAGAAGTGCTTGAAGAAACTGGCCACCCGAGGCCTGCTCCAATGCCTGGAACTACCGCTTCAGACCCTACAGGATGCTCACGTAGCCGATCCGGGCTGGACGTATTCCCAGGTGTCGTCGAAACCAGCCGTGGATACCCTCATTGCTACGCGCGATGGGCTGCTTGGCAGGACCGCCGGTCGAGGGCCGGAGATCACCGACAAGACAGCGCAGAAGGTCTGGGCTGATGCTGGTGGTCGATGCATGTTCGCGGGATGCGGGGAAGACCTGACCGAGATCCCCCTCTGGACCCGGACCGCCAGGATTGGATATCTGGCTCACATCATCGCGTCCGATCCTCAGGGACCGCGCGGCAACCAGCAGGACTCCCACCGGCTCGCAAACAACCCGGAGAACATCATGCTGATGTGCGATGCGCATCACCGCTTGATCGACTCCTTTGCCCCGGACGACTACAAACCCCACATCCTGTACGAGATGCGCCGGACCCACCGCGACATGGTGCGGGACTACCTGGACTCTCTGGCATTCCCGCGCACCCGCGCGGCAACGCTGCATGCCAATCTGGCCCACGTCCCGACCTACTTTCATGATTCCGAGCTGATCGACGCCATTCTGGCAACCGGTTGCGCCATGCTGCCAGGGGTTATCCACTATGTGCGCCGTAAGGCTCCACGCGATGATCGCAACACGCCGGGGTTCTGGTCCCAGTACCTCCGGGACCACGAAGGAGATATCCGCCAACTGGTCGCCGGGTTCAGTGCCGCAAGTGGCGCACTTACGGAGAATCTCGCCGTTTTCCCACTCCACCATATCCCGACGATGGTTCTGGCCGGCCGCATCATGGGCGAAGCCCAGGCCATCCAAGTCTTCCAGTACAGCAGGAGCCGTCGCACGTGGGCGTGGAATCCCAACGTCGCCCCCAAGCCCGTCGGCACTTTCAGCGTAAGCACTATGCCCCAGGCGCGTGCTTCCGAGGTCCTCATCACCATCGAACTCAGCGCTGCGATCGACGAGGACGCCATACCGCCGGCGCTGCAACCGGATTTGGCCGTCGGACGCCTGCCGTGGCTTCGTATCACGACGCCGGATCCTGATTCCGACTGCATTGCACACCCGGACGACCTGGACCAGTTCATGCAGGTCGCCCGAAGGACGATCAACCACGTGCAAGACGTGATGCGGGCCCGCAAAGTTCATCTGATCGCCATCAGCTCGGCCAGCACCGTGTTTCGTTTCGGCCAGATGCTCCAGCCTGGCCACCATCCCGAATACATCCTCTACGACCGCGCCGGTCGCGAATATCCATTCGTTCCGGCCTTCTCCATCACAGGCCACGATGTGTCGGCTCTCGATAGCGAGCGCCCCTTCTCTATCTCCCTTCGATAA
- a CDS encoding DUF3158 family protein, which yields MTAVFSSGRPARFIPLAQADFQRLEHAGYLKGLLQPFKGKGSLEIWASQCIALRDGLITLARRQMLPQARAYPFNLLDVQLAQQTTGAGTTFLRWRNLDRSAMGVALWEVLLARPATPVSLIDDLYAIELQRIALNMQISLTHSIARHALECASRMERAEATYLRRAHGHDASIPTTPKESP from the coding sequence ATGACAGCCGTGTTCTCTTCCGGCCGTCCGGCGCGCTTCATTCCGCTGGCACAGGCGGACTTCCAGCGGCTGGAACACGCAGGCTACCTAAAAGGCCTTTTACAGCCTTTTAAAGGTAAGGGGAGTCTGGAAATCTGGGCCAGCCAGTGCATTGCGCTGCGCGACGGGTTGATCACCCTGGCACGGCGGCAGATGTTGCCCCAGGCACGGGCCTACCCCTTCAACCTGCTTGACGTGCAACTGGCCCAGCAGACGACTGGCGCAGGGACGACCTTTCTGCGCTGGCGCAACCTCGACCGCTCTGCCATGGGCGTGGCCTTGTGGGAGGTGCTGCTCGCTCGCCCCGCGACACCGGTTTCGCTGATCGACGACCTGTACGCGATCGAACTGCAGCGCATCGCGCTGAACATGCAGATCAGCCTGACCCACAGCATCGCCCGCCACGCCCTGGAATGCGCCAGCAGGATGGAGCGGGCTGAGGCGACTTATCTGCGGCGTGCCCACGGGCATGACGCATCCATTCCCACCACCCCCAAGGAGTCACCATGA
- a CDS encoding DUF3085 domain-containing protein, which produces MSVRFKGTELRPVLLEAVVNQCRVVLVKDQGVYFLAERGERRPDGRQKLIAYAVGCNPDVDVFDDWWELARAELGGDDFGEFFNPRDGVFALILHSANDLEVSATATHLSLQAVGPTPNGD; this is translated from the coding sequence ATGTCTGTTCGATTCAAGGGTACCGAGCTGCGGCCCGTGCTCCTCGAAGCGGTGGTCAACCAATGTCGCGTCGTCTTGGTCAAGGATCAGGGCGTGTATTTCCTGGCCGAGCGTGGTGAGCGCAGGCCCGACGGGCGCCAGAAGCTCATCGCCTACGCCGTGGGCTGCAACCCGGATGTCGATGTGTTCGATGATTGGTGGGAGCTGGCGCGCGCGGAGCTCGGTGGCGACGACTTCGGCGAGTTCTTCAATCCGCGCGACGGTGTCTTTGCGCTCATCCTGCACAGCGCGAACGACCTCGAAGTGTCCGCCACCGCGACACACCTGTCGTTGCAAGCCGTGGGCCCAACGCCGAACGGCGACTGA